Proteins from one Sabethes cyaneus chromosome 2, idSabCyanKW18_F2, whole genome shotgun sequence genomic window:
- the LOC128734960 gene encoding RNA-binding protein 28, giving the protein MPYHSQEPSLQSYSGEACRAIWQYAKKDQSCQAVENMNGIVLMGRKLEVGYALPKEAYNKMKTEIGIKQEEVKHESDVTVQEADVSDEIEYKEEKPNLEYKEEDNCHSNSVNEETKLLKFKRKNYHTEIEEGRTVFVKNVPYDANENAVKDALKHFGAIEKVLINKERISGHSKGTAFVIFNLKESANMCKKQSFKVQINSQFIEIVDALKKKEIKDKEKQGSEKSGKDSRNLYLLKEGVIMAGSPAAQNVSKTDMAQRLRLEQRCAQMLKNLNRFVSRERLTVHNLPENCTSTALRAIVQQHAGINPQECRVMRENNPSFGNPSGKSRGYGFLSFKKHETALEVLRKLNNNPLVFGKSNRPIVAFSIEDRKVHNIKQQRLLKSRLNNPTYQEKLKKIQSKRKERLQMKKQQKKTSAEQLAIIPNANVYLANKPSKSGNKETVKKERKRSLLKTTESFTGEISRQGKIGIRSNRKINTQAEAHMERIKVERKEARKKRIKREHERNRQVKAARRTKPKQVVSAEVKRENQYFQQTVGKYKDMIHQAMAKNERSKWYNG; this is encoded by the exons ATGCCGTATCATAGTCAGGAACCTTCCCTACAAAGTTACTCAGGAGAAGCTTGCAGAGCAATTTGGCAA TATGCTAAAAAGGATCAATCCTGCCAGGCTGTGGAGAATATGAATGGTATAGTTTTGATGGGAAGGAAATTAGAAGTTGGCTATGCTCTACCCAAGGAAGCATACAATAAGATGAAAACAGAAATAGGAATCAAGCAAGAGGAAGTAAAACATGAAAGTGATGTAACTGTTCAAGAGGCGGATGTTAGCGATGAAATTGAATATAAAGAAGAAAAGCCAAACCTAGAATATAAAGAAGAAGATAACTGCCACTCAAACTCTGTAAATGAAGAAACCAAGCTACTGAAATTTAAACGAAAAAATTATCATACAGAAATTGAGGAAGGTCGTACAGTTTTCGTAAAAAATGTACCTTACGATGCAAACGAAAACGCAGTTAAAGATGCATTGAAACATTTTGGAGCCATAGAGAAAGTCTTAATCAACAAAGAACGCATTTCTGGCCATTCTAAAGGCACAGCTTTTgtcattttcaatttgaaagAGTCGGCCAATATGTgcaaaaaacaaagttttaaaGTGCAAATTAATAGCCAGTTTATCGAAATTGTTGATGCTCTCAAGAAGAAAGAAATTAAAGACAAAGAAAAGCAAGGGAGCGAAAAATCTGGAAAAGATTCGAGAAATCTTTATCTGCTAAAGGAAGGAGTAATCATGGCCGGATCACCGGCAGCGCAAAATGTATCAAAAACGGATATGGCGCAACGGCTTAGATTGGAACAGCGTTGTGCACAGATGTTAAAAAACTTAAATCGTTTTGTTTCACGTGAACGTCTAACAGTGCACAATTTACCAGAAAACTGTACGAGCACCGCTCTGCGCGCAATAGTTCAACAGCATGCTGGGATAAATCCACAGGAATGTCGAGTAATGCGAGAAAATAACCCATCCTTTGGAAATCCCTCGGGAAAGTCACGTGGGTATGGATTCTTGTCGTTCAAAAAACATGAAACCGCATTGGAAGTTTTGCGAAAACTTAATAACAATCCGTTGGTGTTTGGAAAGAGCAACAGACCAATTGTTGCATTTAGTATTGAAGACCGAAAAGTTCACAACATCAAGCAGCAGCGTTTACTGAAGTCGCGACTTAATAATCCCACGTATCAggagaaactgaaaaaaattcaGTCTAAGAGAAAAGAAAGATTGCAaatgaaaaaacagcaaaagaaAACATCTGCTGAACAATTAGCGATCATACCCAACGCAAACGTATACCTAGCCAATAAACCCAGCAAAAGTGGCAACAAAGAAACTGTGAAGAAAGAACGCAAACGATCACTTCTTAAAACTACCGAATCTTTTACTGGTGAGATTTCACGTCAAGGTAAAATTGGCATTCGATCCAATCGGAAAATCAACACGCAAGCAGAAGCGCACATGGAGAGGATAAAGGTTGAAAGAAAGGAAGCTCGTAAGAAACGAATTAAACGGGAGCACGAGCGCAACAGGCAAGTGAAAGCGGCGCGTCGAACCAAACCAAAACAGGTTGTTTCAGCTGAGGTCAAAAGAGAAAATCAATACTTCCAGCAAACTGTAGGAAAATACAAGGACATGATTCACCAAGCAATGGCTAAAAACGAACGCAGCAAATGGTATAATGGATAG